From the Musa acuminata AAA Group cultivar baxijiao chromosome BXJ1-2, Cavendish_Baxijiao_AAA, whole genome shotgun sequence genome, one window contains:
- the LOC103973213 gene encoding ras-related protein RABA5c, which produces MEEGEDGEQYLFKIVIIGDSAVGKSNLLSRYARNEFNLHSKATIGVEFQTQSVVIDGKEVKAQIWDTAGQERFRAVTSAYYRGAVGALVVYDISRRTTFDSVPRWLQELETHSDTTVAKMLVGNKCDLDNIRNISVEEGKSLAEAEGLFFIETSALDSTNVKKAFEIVIREIYNNVSRKVLNSDSYKSELSLNRVSLTSNGSDETKQTSSKTCC; this is translated from the exons ATGGAGGAGGGGGAGGACGGGGAGCAGTACCTGTTCAAGATCGTCATCATCGGTGACTCGGCGGTGGGGAAGTCCAACCTCCTCTCCCGCTACGCTCGCAACGAGTTCAACCTTCACTCCAAGGCAACCATCGGCGTGGAGTTCCAGACCCAGAGCGTGGTCATCGACGGAAAGGAGGTGAAGGCCCAGATCTGGGACACCGCCGGCCAGGAGCGCTTCCGGGCCGTCACCTCCGCCTACTACCGCGGCGCCGTCGGCGCGCTCGTCGTCTACGACATCTCCCGCCGCACCACCTTCGACAGCGTCCCCCGCTGGCTCCAGGAGCTCGAAA CACATTCTGATACAACTGTTGCGAAGATGCTGGTTGGCAACAAATGTGACCTGGACAACATCAGAAATATATCTGTTGAAGAAGGAAAAAGCCTTGCAGAAGCTGAAGGGCTGTTTTTTATCGAGACCTCGGCTCTAGATTCTACAAATGTGAAGAAGGCATTTGAGATTGTCATCAGGGAGATATATAACAATGTGAGCAGGAAGGTCCTCAACTCGGATTCCTACAAATCAGAACTGTCTCTGAACAGGGTGAGCCTTACCAGCAATGGGAGCGATGAGACCAAGCAGACTTCCAGCAAGACCTGCTGCTGA